A window from Schistosoma haematobium chromosome 3, whole genome shotgun sequence encodes these proteins:
- a CDS encoding hypothetical protein (EggNog:ENOG410Y65V~COG:S): MQSALNQLAISVRRYGMCFAPSKCKVLLQDWQDSNPVLTLDGEQIGVVEKFVYLGSCISAGGGVSDEINARIVKARAAYASLGHLWRLRDVSLAVKGGIYNALVRAVLLYACETGPLRVEDVRRLSVFDHRCLRRIADIQWQQHVSNAEVRHRVFGHRDDNSIGVTILKHRLRWLGHVLRMSSQRIPRRALFADSGTGWKKRRGGQCMTWCRGMKESCKGLACVGSSRLPGWGLRDGATQWLETLSDMAQNRSQWRSCCNLLLLSS, from the coding sequence atgcaatccgcacttaatcagttggcaatcagtgtccgtaggtatggtatgtgctttgcaccttcgaagtgcaaagtactcctacaagactggcaggattccaatcctgtactcaccctggatggtgagcagataggcgtagtcgagaagttcgtgtatctgggtagctgcataagtgctggtgggggtgtgagtgatgagatcaatgcacgtatagtgaaagccagagcggcttatgccagtCTGGGCCATctatggcgccttcgtgatgttagtctggccgtaaaaggtgggatctacaacgcgttggtgagagcagttttgctctatgcttgtgaaaccgggcctctccgagttgaggacgttagacgactctctgtgttcgatcatcgctgtctccgaaggattgctgacattcagtggcaacaacatgtcagtaatgcagaggttcggcatcgtgtgttcgggcacagagatgataattcaattggtgtcaccatcttgaaacaccgacttcggtggcttggacatgttctccgaatgtcgtcccagaggattccacgtcgtgcattatttgccgactctgggactggttggaagaagcggagaggtggtcagtgtatgacatggtgtcgtggcatgaaagaaagctgcaaaggactggcttgtgttggttcttcacgactccctggttggggtctgagagatggtgctacacagtggctagagacgttatcagatatggctcagaatagaagccagtggcgatcctgctgtaaccttcttttactttcttcataa